One Thermus hydrothermalis genomic region harbors:
- a CDS encoding peptidoglycan D,D-transpeptidase FtsI family protein translates to MTTGVSRVPLVFAGLFLWFLLFALGVYTLLAHPPRLAPPPPSPPPPRGALYAQDGTPLALTLQAGRTYPLGESASQLLGFGERGSGRGLEGLERDLNRALTEGRSFTLTLDPWVQAMAEQALWQGLAKSRGSFATALVLDREGQLLAVANGPAFDPLAPRKDPEKDLSWRNHAFLVPLEPGSTMKALTAAMLLEEGAASLTTRVEAPMYRVVEGWTIRDVVPHPPVLTLAEVLKYSSNVGISLLAEALPKELFFRYMERLHLTDPELLPGIRVAAPLVTPPREWSRAAYANHTFGQGFLVTPLHLAAAFGTLVDGVYRPPILLAGSQRQGERVFSPATAKAVRQALTDGLAPRAHLPGYRLAGKTGTAQVVVNGRYSREVFTAWFAGFVPGDEPLYTVVVAVHHPKGEVHGSQVAAPIFREIASHLLAYRGIAPYAEER, encoded by the coding sequence GTGACCACCGGGGTAAGCCGGGTACCTTTGGTCTTCGCCGGGCTTTTCCTTTGGTTTCTCCTCTTCGCCCTAGGGGTGTACACCCTCCTCGCCCACCCGCCCCGCCTGGCCCCTCCCCCGCCCTCCCCGCCCCCGCCTCGAGGGGCCCTGTACGCCCAAGACGGCACTCCCTTGGCCCTCACCCTCCAGGCAGGCCGCACCTACCCCCTAGGGGAAAGCGCAAGCCAACTCCTGGGCTTCGGCGAGCGGGGCTCGGGGAGAGGCCTGGAAGGGCTTGAGCGGGACCTGAACAGAGCCCTAACCGAAGGGCGCTCCTTCACCCTCACCCTAGACCCTTGGGTCCAGGCCATGGCGGAGCAGGCGCTTTGGCAGGGCCTGGCGAAGAGCCGAGGAAGCTTCGCCACCGCCCTCGTGCTAGACCGGGAAGGGCAGCTTCTCGCCGTGGCCAACGGCCCCGCCTTTGACCCCCTGGCCCCGCGCAAGGACCCGGAAAAGGACCTCTCTTGGCGCAACCACGCCTTCCTGGTGCCCTTGGAACCCGGGTCCACCATGAAGGCCCTCACCGCCGCCATGCTCCTGGAGGAAGGGGCGGCAAGCCTCACCACCCGGGTGGAGGCCCCCATGTACCGGGTGGTGGAGGGGTGGACCATCCGGGACGTGGTTCCCCACCCCCCCGTCCTCACCTTGGCGGAGGTGCTGAAGTACTCCTCCAACGTGGGCATTAGCCTGCTGGCCGAGGCCTTGCCCAAGGAGCTTTTCTTCCGGTACATGGAGCGCCTCCACCTCACCGACCCCGAACTCCTCCCCGGGATCCGGGTGGCCGCTCCCCTGGTCACGCCCCCCAGGGAGTGGAGCCGGGCCGCCTACGCCAACCACACCTTCGGCCAGGGCTTCCTAGTAACCCCTCTGCACCTGGCCGCAGCCTTCGGGACCCTGGTGGACGGGGTCTACCGCCCGCCCATCCTCCTCGCCGGAAGCCAGCGCCAGGGGGAAAGGGTGTTCTCCCCGGCCACGGCCAAGGCCGTGCGCCAGGCCCTTACGGATGGCCTTGCTCCCCGGGCCCACCTCCCGGGATACCGCCTGGCCGGCAAGACGGGCACCGCCCAGGTGGTGGTGAACGGGCGGTACTCCCGCGAGGTCTTCACCGCCTGGTTCGCGGGCTTCGTCCCCGGGGACGAACCCCTTTACACCGTGGTGGTGGCCGTGCACCACCCCAAGGGCGAGGTCCATGGGAGCCAGGTGGCGGCCCCCATCTTCCGGGAGATCGCTAGCCATCTCTTGGCCTACCGGGGCATCGCCCCCTATGCTGAGGAGCGGTGA
- a CDS encoding UDP-N-acetylmuramoyl-tripeptide--D-alanyl-D-alanine ligase, whose translation MLRSGEGIVYLAHVREVTPEWVAEAAGGRLHPGGGPVRDLHWDSREVTPQSLFVALPGTRTHGRAFIPEARAKGASLVLADTPGEATVEVEDPGQGLLRLGNALRRLFPGVVVAVGGSSGKTTTKEALAQGLGFPAPFGNQNTAPPLARFFFHLDPKAEGAVVELGVDRVGEMAELMALAEPTLSVLTALGEEHLLAFGSLEGVVAEEAQLLKAPQALVSLQAKEVLLAFRRYKGEPTYGFGEATFSGESLELLAGKTRFRYRHLRVEVPYPGLGPALGALAALAVAELLGKDLEGVAERLAALCLPPGRMERRVLGGVVFLNDAYNANPLSVKAGLAWLAAQPGRKWVVLGEMRELGSLAERLHLEVAEEAARLGLRPLYLGPHAKAQAALGGEAAETLEEALAWLKARVAPGDLVYLKASRAVGLERILELWDA comes from the coding sequence ATGCTGAGGAGCGGTGAGGGTATTGTGTATCTTGCTCATGTTAGGGAAGTGACGCCGGAGTGGGTGGCGGAGGCCGCCGGGGGGCGGCTCCACCCGGGGGGAGGGCCGGTGCGGGACCTCCACTGGGACAGCCGGGAGGTGACGCCCCAAAGCCTCTTCGTGGCCCTCCCCGGAACCCGGACCCACGGGCGCGCCTTCATCCCCGAAGCCCGGGCCAAGGGGGCAAGCCTCGTCCTGGCGGACACCCCCGGCGAGGCCACGGTGGAGGTGGAAGACCCTGGCCAAGGGCTTCTCCGCCTGGGGAACGCCCTGAGGCGGCTTTTCCCAGGGGTGGTGGTGGCGGTGGGCGGGAGTTCGGGCAAGACCACCACCAAGGAGGCCCTGGCCCAGGGCTTAGGGTTTCCCGCCCCCTTCGGCAACCAGAACACCGCCCCGCCTCTAGCCCGCTTCTTTTTCCACCTAGACCCCAAGGCGGAGGGAGCCGTGGTGGAGCTCGGGGTGGACCGGGTGGGGGAGATGGCGGAGCTCATGGCCCTGGCCGAGCCCACCCTTTCCGTCCTCACCGCCCTGGGGGAGGAACACCTTCTAGCCTTCGGGAGCCTGGAAGGCGTGGTGGCGGAAGAGGCCCAGCTCCTAAAGGCTCCCCAGGCCCTGGTGAGCCTCCAGGCCAAGGAGGTGCTCCTGGCCTTCCGCCGTTATAAGGGGGAGCCCACCTACGGCTTCGGGGAGGCCACCTTCTCCGGCGAAAGCCTGGAGCTTTTGGCCGGGAAGACCCGCTTCCGCTACCGCCACCTCCGGGTGGAGGTTCCCTATCCTGGCCTCGGCCCCGCCTTGGGGGCCCTGGCCGCCTTGGCGGTGGCGGAGCTCTTGGGGAAGGACCTGGAAGGGGTGGCGGAAAGGCTTGCCGCCTTGTGCCTGCCCCCAGGGCGCATGGAGCGGAGGGTCCTGGGAGGCGTGGTTTTCCTCAACGATGCCTACAACGCCAACCCCCTTTCCGTAAAGGCGGGGCTCGCCTGGCTCGCCGCCCAGCCTGGCCGGAAGTGGGTGGTCCTGGGGGAGATGCGGGAGCTTGGGAGCTTGGCGGAGCGCCTCCACCTCGAGGTGGCGGAGGAAGCGGCCAGGCTGGGGCTAAGGCCCCTCTACCTGGGCCCCCACGCCAAGGCCCAGGCCGCCCTTGGGGGCGAGGCGGCGGAAACGTTGGAGGAAGCCCTGGCCTGGCTCAAAGCCCGCGTGGCCCCGGGGGACCTCGTCTACCTGAAGGCCTCGAGGGCCGTGGGCTTGGAAAGGATCCTGGAGCTATGGGACGCCTAA
- a CDS encoding phospho-N-acetylmuramoyl-pentapeptide-transferase: MALALLLSWLFTGIWITFMRGLGLGKRVRQDGPQSHLAKEGTPSMGGVAFLLAAFLAYWALGKDPFLGLWLLGLGFALLGLLDDLGNSLARPLKAREKLFFQGLMALVFALYAARQVAYTPWPILDVLLIFLAVVGAANAFNFTDGLDGLLASVTAILLLPFYPYPFAQTLLGSLLGFLWHNAPKAKVFMGDTGSQALGAMVAGLFALTGHLWLLPLAAIVPVLEVLSVVAQVAYFRRTGRRLFRMSPLHHHFELLGWEEAKIVFRFAILTALATALAFGLGGGA, translated from the coding sequence ATGGCCTTAGCCCTTCTCCTCTCCTGGCTCTTCACCGGCATCTGGATCACCTTCATGCGGGGCCTGGGGCTAGGCAAACGCGTGCGCCAGGACGGCCCCCAGTCCCACCTGGCCAAGGAAGGGACCCCCAGCATGGGGGGTGTGGCCTTCCTCCTCGCCGCCTTCCTGGCCTACTGGGCCTTGGGCAAGGACCCCTTCCTGGGGCTTTGGCTCTTGGGGCTAGGCTTCGCCCTCCTCGGGCTTTTGGACGACCTGGGCAACAGCCTCGCCCGCCCGCTCAAGGCCCGGGAAAAGCTCTTCTTCCAAGGGCTCATGGCCCTGGTCTTCGCCCTCTACGCCGCAAGGCAGGTGGCCTACACCCCTTGGCCCATCCTGGACGTCCTCCTCATCTTCCTGGCCGTGGTAGGGGCTGCCAACGCGTTCAACTTCACGGATGGCCTGGACGGGCTTCTCGCCAGCGTCACCGCCATCCTCCTCCTGCCCTTTTACCCTTACCCCTTCGCCCAAACCCTTCTGGGGAGCCTCCTCGGCTTCCTCTGGCACAACGCCCCCAAGGCGAAGGTCTTCATGGGGGATACGGGAAGCCAGGCCCTGGGGGCCATGGTGGCGGGGCTTTTCGCCCTAACGGGGCACCTTTGGCTCCTGCCCCTCGCCGCCATCGTTCCCGTGCTGGAGGTGCTTTCCGTGGTGGCCCAGGTGGCCTACTTCCGCCGCACGGGAAGGAGGCTTTTCCGCATGAGCCCCTTGCACCACCACTTTGAGCTTTTGGGCTGGGAAGAGGCCAAGATCGTCTTCCGCTTCGCCATCCTCACCGCCTTGGCCACGGCCCTGGCCTTTGGGCTTGGAGGTGGGGCGTGA